A single window of Oreochromis aureus strain Israel breed Guangdong linkage group 7, ZZ_aureus, whole genome shotgun sequence DNA harbors:
- the kxd1 gene encoding kxDL motif-containing protein 1: MVEHTASDVFCNRMLSMVNSEDVNAIIQAQRHMLDRFEKTNEMLINFNGLSNVRLQQMNERFLLHTRTLVEMKKDLDSIFRRIRTLKGKIAKQYPEAFSNIHESPISEEDDDEFDPVPPSIATTTTTATSEQSTESCDTSPDVISPTVSRCSEELSQEPPDTPTSDFLETAVLQDEGPDSVPAE; the protein is encoded by the exons ATGGTGGAGCACACGGCATCTGACGTGTTCTGCAATCGGATGCTGAGCATGGTCAACTCTGAGGATGTTAACGCCATCATCCAGGCTCAGAGACACAT GCTCGACCGCTTTGAGAAAACCAATGAAATGCTGATCAACTTTAATGGGCTGTCTAACGTACGCCTGCAGCAGATGAACGAGCGTTTCCTGCTCCACACTCGCACCCTTGTAGAGATGAAGAAAGATCTGGACAGCATCTTTAGAAGGATCAG GACACTAAAAGGAAAGATAGCTAAGCAGTATCCAGAAGCTTTCAGCA ACATCCATGAGTCGCCCATCTCTGAGGAAGATGACGATGAATTTGACCCAGTTCCCCCAAGCATTGCCACAACTACTACAACAGCCACCTCAGAGCAGAGCACAGAGTCATGTGACACAAGTCCAGATGTGATCTCGCCCACTGTGAGCAGATGCTCTGAAGAGCTCTCTCAGGAGCCACCTGACACGCCCACCTCTGACTTCCTAGAGACAGCTGTCCTGCAGGATGAGGGTCCTGACTCAGTCCCCGCAGAATAG